The nucleotide sequence TCACAATAGCTACATGACCGATCCTAGCTGCATTTATAAGCGCAGTACGACCACACTTATCCCGCACATTAACATCTAATTTATTACCAATGAGCATTGACACAATATCTGCATAACCATCCCGAGCTGCAAGAATAAGAGCCGTATCACCAGCATTATTCTGTAGATCAACATTTGCATCTTTATCAAGAAGAAGCTTCACCATATCTTCTTGTCCAGTCAAAGTTGCAAGAATAAGAGCAGTATCACCACTATTATCCTGTACATCAGCATTCGCTTTCTCATTAAGAAGAATTCTCACACTATCTACATGACCATAGCTCACTGCAATCATAAGCGCAGTACGACCATCTGAATCCCTAGAATCAACGCTCACACCCTTTTCAAGAAGCATACTCAGATTATCTACATGACCAGCTCTAGCGGCATTAATAAGTTCAGTACCTTCACTTACGCGCTCTGGACTCATTTTCTTCATTGCACAAGCAGAATATGCAATACCAACCAAAATACCTAAACTACATACCATTATTTTACTCATCTTATTTCCTTTATTTTTTATTGGTATCAGATGGCTTATCGTTATTTACTTATGATTTCTCTTTTTCAAGCATACGGACAATCTCACTATGGCCATTACCTAGAGCATGCATAAGAGCTGTTATTTCATTATTATCGCTAGCATTAATGTACACTCCACGTGCAATCAATAATTTGACAATATCAACATACCCTTGTTGTGCTGCTCTAATAAGCGCAGTATTTCCAAATTCATCCTGCAGTTCATCGTCAGCATCCTTAGCTAACAGCATTCTCACAATGTCTATATGACCATTCTTAGCTGCTTCCATCAGTGCAGTTTGGTCATATAAATCCTGAAGATCTATATTCACACCCTTAGCAAGAAGCATTCTCACCATAGCTACACGACCATTCTTAGCTGCAATCCTAAGCGCAGTATTTCCATAGTTATCCTGCAGGTCAGCATTCGCACCTTTTTCAAGAAGCATTCTCACTATTTCAACACTTCCATTACAAGCTGCAATCATTAGCGCTGTGTCACCCCATGGATCCTGCAGATCAACATTCACATCATTATCAAGAAGAAGTTTCACTCTATCTACATGACCTTTCCAAGCTGCACGTATAAGCGCAGCACTTCCACTTATTTGTTCATGACTCATTTTCTTCATTGCACAAGCAGAAAATGCAATCACAACCAAAATACCTAAACTACATACCATTATTTTTTTCATCTTATTTCCTTTATTTTTTATTGGTATCAGATGGCTTATCATTATTAACTTATGATTTTTCTTTTTTAAGCATACGGACAATCTCACTATGACCATTACTCAAAGCATACGTAAGGACTGTTGCTCCAGTGTTATCTTTCAGATTAATATCTGCTCCACTTTTATTGATTAACAACTCTACAATATCTTTCTTTCCGTATATTACTGCTCTCATAAACACTGTTATTCCACTATTATCGCTTGCATTAATATATGCTCCACGTGCAATCAATAACTTGACATCGTCTACACGAGCATATCTAGCTGCGAAGATAAGTGCAGAATTTCCATCATCATCCTGCAGATCAACATCCGCATCCTTATCTAGAAGCATTCTTCCAATATCAGCATCACCTTTCAAAGCTGAAAACATAAGCGCAGTCCTTAGTGCAGCCCTTCTATATGAATCCTGCAGATTAACGTCCGCATTCTTATCAAGAAGAAGTCTCACAATACCAACATTACCACATGTAGCTGCATACATAAGCGCAGTTCTTCCATCTACATTCCACAAATCAACGTTCGCACCCTTAGCAAGGAGGATTCTCACACTATCAACATGACCTTCCCTGACTGCATCAATAAGCGCAGTATCTCCATCGTCATTCTGCAAATCAACGTTCGCATCCTTATTTAGAAGAAGTCTCACAATATCTACACGATC is from Chlamydiota bacterium and encodes:
- the ankX_3 gene encoding Phosphocholine transferase AnkX — encoded protein: MKKIMVCSLGILVVIAFSACAMKKMSHEQISGSAALIRAAWKGHVDRVKLLLDNDVNVDLQDPWGDTALMIAACNGSVEIVRMLLEKGANADLQDNYGNTALRIAAKNGRVAMVRMLLAKGVNIDLQDLYDQTALMEAAKNGHIDIVRMLLAKDADDELQDEFGNTALIRAAQQGYVDIVKLLIARGVYINASDNNEITALMHALGNGHSEIVRMLEKEKS